The window TTGATTTACCTGAACCAGTTTGGCCAACAATTGCCGTTTTTGAGCCCAGTGGCAGTGATAGCGTGAGATCTTTCAGTACTTTTTGCTGACCATCAGGGTAGGTGAAATCTACCTTGCTGAACTCAATATCTAGCGGCTTATCTTCACGTTTAGATTGTTCTGGGAAGATAACGTCTGGTTCCGCTAAGGTGATTTCGTTCAATCGACGCGCTGATGTCAGTGTTTGACCTAGGTATTGGAAAGCCCCTGCGATTGGCATCAGAATTTCAAAGCTTGCCATGGTGGCAAATGCGAACAGCGCAATCCAAGGATCTGGCGCACGACCACCAACGCCATCCGCAGCAAACCACAGCATAGCAACGAGCGTTAAACCATTCGCTAGCATCAGCAGACCAGAAGCCATACCCGTTAGGTTAGCGTTGACGAACTGGTTGGATAGCAGTTGTTTTTGCTTCTCTAGAATTACGTTACGGTAGCGCTCTTCTGCGCCAAATAAGCTCAGTTCGCTGTAACCTTGAAGCCAGTCCAGTGTCGCCACTCGTAGCTGTGCTTTATTTTGTGTCAGATGTTCGCCGTTATGTTTGCCAAGTTTGTAGAACAATACCGGCCATACCAACAGCATCACAGTCAGGATACCGCCAAGCAATAGGGCAAGATGCCAGTCAAAGAAAGCAAGCACTGCGGTTAGCGATAAGATACCGAATACGCCAACAATCACAGGGCTGATAAGACGCAAGTACACGTGATCCATTGCATCTACGTCTGCCACTAGGCGGTTCAGTAGATCCGCATCACGCATGGTAGAAACGCGACCAGGGATCAGCGGTGCAAGCTTCTTGAAGAAGAAGATGCGTAGATCCGTCAGTAGCTTGAAGGTTGCATTGTGGCTAACAACACGTTCGCCCCAGCGGCCAGCAGTACGCGCCATCGCAGCGCCACGAACACCTGCGCCAGGCAGCATATAGTTAAAGGTCTCACGAGCAATGGTCAAACCCGCTACAGCTGCCGCAGAGATAAACCAGCCGGACAGCGTTAATAGACCAACAGAAGCGGCCAGAGTCAGAAACGCTAGAAGCATCCCCAGAGACAAGCCAAACCAGTGCTTTTTGTACAGTTTTAGATAAGGGAGTAAATCACGCATCTAAGTTCCCCTTGTCTGATTCACGTTGAGCTAGGTTGGCAGCCAACATTTCTTTAAATAAACCATCTTGCGATGCCAACGTTGCGTAATCACCACGTTGGACAATTTGTCCTTGTTGCATCACCAAAATCTGAGACACATTTTGCAGTGGTGCCAATTGGTGAGTGATCATCAAGTTAGTGGTGGATTCGGTGTATTTACCGATGCCTTCCATCACAAGTTTCTCGCTGCGAGCATCCAAGCTGGCGGTTGGCTCATCGAGTAACCAAAAACGCCCGTTTTGTAGCATCGCACGCGCAAGTGCAAGACGCTGTGCCTGACCAACAGATAAACCACCGGAGCGGTCAGAAATTTGGTAATCCAAGCCATGCATTTCAACAAACTCTGCGGCGTGGGAGTCGTTGAGTACCGAATGGACTTGTTGGTCCTGAATATCTTGCTTACCTAAGGTGACATTGTCACGAATGCTGCCGTGCAGAAGCATTGGGTTTTGCCCAATCCAACTGATGGCTTCACGCCATGTTGTTAGATCCAACTCAGACAATTCACAGCCGTTAATTTTCAAGCT is drawn from Vibrio campbellii CAIM 519 = NBRC 15631 = ATCC 25920 and contains these coding sequences:
- the cydC gene encoding heme ABC transporter ATP-binding protein/permease CydC; amino-acid sequence: MRDLLPYLKLYKKHWFGLSLGMLLAFLTLAASVGLLTLSGWFISAAAVAGLTIARETFNYMLPGAGVRGAAMARTAGRWGERVVSHNATFKLLTDLRIFFFKKLAPLIPGRVSTMRDADLLNRLVADVDAMDHVYLRLISPVIVGVFGILSLTAVLAFFDWHLALLLGGILTVMLLVWPVLFYKLGKHNGEHLTQNKAQLRVATLDWLQGYSELSLFGAEERYRNVILEKQKQLLSNQFVNANLTGMASGLLMLANGLTLVAMLWFAADGVGGRAPDPWIALFAFATMASFEILMPIAGAFQYLGQTLTSARRLNEITLAEPDVIFPEQSKREDKPLDIEFSKVDFTYPDGQQKVLKDLTLSLPLGSKTAIVGQTGSGKSTLIQLLCRYWDVNQGQVSIGGAPLQDWSESDLRAAITVVSQRVDVLNGTLRDNLLLAAPEATDEQLADILTKVDLANLLEEPGLNAWLGDGGRQLSGGEKRRIGIARALLRDAPILLLDEPTEGLDKRTEQTVMELFKEHFANKTVVFITHRLIELESMDNICLMEQGEIIEQGSHQALLTEKGRYHQLLQSL